The Sphingobacterium lactis sequence CCATGGTACCAAGGTCCCATAACCAGGATGGAGTTGTTTTTCTTGTTGCGCTGTTCAATTTGTTTGTAGGTTTCGAATGCGCCATAGGTATCTTCCGCATCGAAGAGTCCTCCCACCACCATAACAGCTGGTTTTACGGCATTGAGGTGTTCGGTGATGGTTCTGGCCATCCAAAAGGTATCACGCGTGGTGTGCTTCTCCAAATTGTTCCAGAATTTCACGGTGTGGGATAGATAATCGTTCTTCAAGCCGGAAAGGGTAGGATTGTCCATAAAGAATTTATAGAGATCCTTGGAAGGGAGAGTAAATCCTTTTGGGCCTTCCTCGTTGGTAATCGGTTTTGGCCGTGGTGCATCAAAGATATACATGAAACGGAATGCATCGGTCAAGAACAGTGCTCCGCCATGGCGAAAATCATCGCCGATGAACCAGTCGGTTACCGGTGCCTGCGGCGAAACGGCTTTCAATGCAGGATGGCTGTCGATTAGACTGGCGGTAGAATAGAATCCTGGGTAGGAAATACCATACATGCCCACTTTACCGTTGTTGTTTTTCAGGTTCTTTACCAACCAGTCGATGGTGTCATACGTATCTGTGCTTTCGTCGATTTTATGGCCATTCTCCTTCGTTTTGGTCGGGCGGATATCGTCAAAGGTACCCTCACTCATCCACTTCCCGCGTACATCCTGATAGACAAAAATATATCCTTTTTTCATCATTTCGGGGAAATTTCCCAAGCTCTGTTTGAACTTGTCGGCACCATAGGGTGCCACGGTGTATGGCGTACGATTCAACAGGATCGGATAGCTTTTTGATTTATCCTTTGGCATATAGATCGAGGTAAATAGACGTGTTCCGTCGCGCATGGTAATATACTGTTCGATCTTGTCATAATTTGCCTTTACATAATCGGCATTGTCCTGTTGGGCCCAACTTTGCATCATCGCAAAAAAGAAGAGGAGGCAAAGGGTAAGTAATTTTTTCATTTGTTAGGTTTTTTGCTAGATTAACTTTACTAAAGTTAGGCTTTTTACTTAATTTAGAACAACAAATTTATACATGATGAGCATAAAAGAAGGATTTTTAGTGGAGTTGGAAAGAGAGACCAACAACACGAAAAGAATATTGGACCGTCTAAAGGATGAAGATCTGAATTTCAAACCACACGAGAAATCGATGGCCCTTGGTGAGCTCGCGGGCCATGTGGTGGAATTGCACAACTGGGTTTCTGGCGCATTGACAAGAAACGACTTTAACCTTGCGACAGATTATACGCCTTTCCGTCCGAGTACGGTTGCCGAACTGAAATCAGCCTTAGAGGAAGGCTACAAAAAAAATGAGCAGACCCTGGATCAATTTCCGGAAGAAGAATGGTTTACCAAATGGACCATGCGCGTAGATAATTATGTGATCGGTGAAATGCCGAAATTAGGTGCTTTGCGCTTTGTGATTACAAATCACCTGATCCATCACCGTGGGCAATTGGTGGTTTATCTTCGTTTGTTGGATATCCCGGTACCGGGACTGTACGGTCCTTCCGCAGACGAACAGAAGTAGTCTTTACATTTTAAAAAATATAAGGGCAAGCCAAACAGGGTTTGCCTTTTTTATTCTTTGATTTTTAAGTACTTGTGCATGAATTGGAATAATTTTTCAATTTTCATGTAATACATTGGGCAGTGAATCTGTCTTGTTAATAAATAGCGATAGAATGATGAACCAAGAAACCTTTAAAGCCACGGTATTTGTCCTGAAGGACAAGCTTTACCGTTTTGCGAATCGGTTTTTGGAACATCAGGAAGACGCTTACGATCTGGTGCAGGAGGTGATGCTTAAACTGTGGGAGCAGCGGGGTCAATTGACACAGTTGAAGAGCGTGGAGGGGTTTGCGATGCAGATGGTCAGGAATATGGCATACAACCGGATCGATCGGTTGGGAAGGCAGGCGAAATACCTGAGTCAGTTGCCGCCTGACATACAGCGTGAGGAGTATCCCTCGCTCACCCGGGAGCTGGTGCTGAAGATGATCGATGCACTCCCGGAAAAGCAAAGGCTCGTCATGTACCTCCGCGATATCGAAGAATATGAAGTCGCCGATATTGCCGAACTGACGAATCTGGAGGAAAATGCCGTGCGGGTCAACCTTTCCAGAGCTAGAAATACCGTAAAAGTAAACTTGACTAAAGTTTTTGACTATGAAAAACGAAGAATTGGATAAGCTGAAAGCAAAATACTGGGCAGGAAAAACCAGTATAGCAGAGGAGCGCAGGTTGAAGGAGCTGGAAGCTGATGCCTACTTCGGCATGCTCCAAAAACCGGATAGCAAGATGGACTGGGATTTCGATGACTTTATGCAGGATCTTCCGGAAGAAGAACTTGCGCAGCCAAAGGATAAGGTGCGGACCCTGCCGGGAAGGATGATAGCCCTGTTGGCAATTGCCGCTTCGCTGATCTTGGGATTCTTCCTCCTCCGGCCTCAAAATGGTGCTGAAAGCGATTTGAACACCGCTAGAATCGCACAAGCACAGCCACAAATCGAACCTTTGGATGTGCAAATGCCCAAACAAGAGGTCGCCGCGAATCGCTTAATGCACGAAACCGAAACTGAACAACCTGTTGTACCGCCGGCCCAGAGGATATCCCGTGCACCTAAGCAAAAGGTCTCAACACAACCAGTGGCTCAACAGCCCGAAGAAAATGAGTTTTACGTGGAAATTAACGGCGAACGGATCTACGATGAAGAAAAGGCGCTGGAGGTGACCGAAACGGCTCTGCACTTGGCGACTTCCAACCTGAGGAAGGGTATGGAAGGTGTCGAAAACATCAAGTATTTAACAATAGAAATCTAAAGAAATGAAAAGTATGAAAATGTTCATGTTGATAATTGGCCTCCTAATGGCCAGCATGGCACAGGCACAGATCTCGAAACTGGACCAGATTTTCGAGCAATACAAAGAGCAGAAGGGGGTTACTTCCATTAAGATCGGAAAGCCGATGTTCAAGATGCTCAATAAGATGAAACTGAATGATCACGATATCGAAACCATTAAACCGCTTTTGGGGAAAATTAACTCTATCAAGATGCTGATTTTCGAAGATGGTGGGACTTCGATCAAGGATCAGGTTAGTACGGCCATTGGCAGGCTCAATTACGAAGAGCTCATGGTTGTCAATTCCGATGGCAATAAAATCAAATTCCTCGCCGAAAAGGTTGATGGAGATTTTATAGACAATCTATTGCTGAGCATTACTTCCGATACCGATACGCTATTCCTGATCTTGGATGGGTCACTGAAATATGATGATATCAATAACCTTGTACAAACGAACTAATTCTTTAACCAATAAATAGAACCTTATGAAACGTTACATTGGATTACTACTCATAGCACTAAGTGTTTTCAGCTTACAGAGCTGCATGATCAAGCGTGGAGCGAATATGGATTTTGCCAAGGGGACCCATTTGGCCAAGGAAGCAGAAGTTGTTTCGATACGTGTGCCGGGGATCCTGATGAAGGCCTTTATTCGGAGTGAAATCAAAGAGCTACGGGAAGATGACCCAGCCTTGGCGATGGCGCTGAAGAAAATTAAGAAATTGAAATTTATGGCCGTATCTGGTGGTGGAAAGTCTGGCCTGCACAACAAATTCAATCAGTATCTAGCCGATAACAACTTCGAGGAATTAATGAGCCTGTACAGCGACGGATCTAAGATTTCGATCAACACCCGCACCAAGGGTGATCGCATCAAGCAAATTATGCTCGGGATTACGGATGAGGATGATCATGTCTTTGTAGATGTAAAATCAGATATCGATCTCAATGAGCTGAATGAATTGATTGCTCACTATGAGGAAGTGCAGGAAAAGAAATCACAGGAAAAAAGCACCGAACAATTGGAGGCGGAAGTTGTTGCAGGTGCGCATTGATTGGAAATAATTGTTAAACATATATAAAAAAGAAAGCCTGACTCGCTCGAGTCAGGCTTCTGTATTTTTAGCGCTTTCGAATTATTTAGCTAATTCTTCAGCCATTGCTTTTCCGATTTCAGCAGGGGATTCCACAACGCGGATTCCGCACTCGCGCATGATTGCCATTTTCGCAGCAGCTGTATCATCAGCACCACCAACGATTGCACCAGCGTGGCCCATACGGCGTCCCGGAGGCGCTGTTTGTCCGGCGATGAAACCAACAACTGGTTTCGTGCCGTTTTCTTTGATCCAACGTGCAGCTTCTGCTTCCATGCCACCACCGATTTCACCGATCATGATGATACCTTTGGTTTCTGGGTCGTTCATCAACAACTCAACAGCTTCTTTTGTCGTTGTACCGATAATAGGGTCTCCACCGATACCGATTGCCGTTGTGATACCTAATCCAGCTTTCACTGTTTGGTCAACCGCTTCGTACGTTAAAGTACCTGATTTGGAAACGACACCTACGCTACCTTTTTTGAAGATAAATCCTGGCATGATACCGATTTTTGCTTCTTCTGCCGTGATGATACCTGGACAGTTAGGACCGATTAAACGAGAGTTTTTGTCGCTCAAGTAAGATTTTACTTGAATCATGTCTTTAGTTGGGATACCTTCAGTGATACAAACGATCAACGCAATACCTGCCGCAGCAGCTTCCATGATCGCGTCAGCAGCAAATGCTGGCGGAACAAAAATAATAGATACATTCGCACCGGTAGCATCAACCGCATCTTGAACAGTGTTGAATACTGGGCGATCTAAGTGTGATTGTCCTCCTTTTCCTGGAGTAACACCACCTACTACGTTTGTACCGTACTCAATCATCTGAGATGCATGATAAGTACCTTCGTTTCCGGTAAAACCTTGAACGATTACTTTGGAATCTTTATTTACTAATACACTCATTTTTTCTTATTTTTTGCAACGCAAATCTACTATTTTGATATGACTTCTAAAAATCAGAGACGTAGGTATTTTGTTATTTTTTAATAAACTTTGTTTTGTTTACCAAATCCCACAAAACAATGCCCATTGTTACGGAAACATTAAAGGAGTGCTTGGTGCCAAATTGCGGGATTTCTAGCGTAAGATCCGACGCCGCTATAACGTCCTCATCTACGCCATGGACTTCATTTCCGAATACCAATGCATATTTCTTGCTGCTGTCCGGTTGGAAGGTTTCCAAGGATACACTGTTGCTGGTCTGCTCCACACTGATGATTTCATAGCCTTCCTCCTTCAACTGGGCAATCGCTTCGACACTATCCTTTACATGGCTCCAGGCCACGGATTGGGTAGCGCCAAGGGCAGTTTTCTCAATCTCCCGGTGTGGGGGTGTTGCAGTAATGCCACAGAGAACAATCTTTTCGATGGCAAAGGCATCACCTGTCCGAAAAGAGGAACCTACGTTGTGCATGCTGCGTACGTTGTCCAGAACCAACGCAATCGGCGTTTTATCCTGCGTTTTGAAAGTTTCTACATCAACTCGGTTCAGTTGATCCATCGATAATTTCTGCATATGCAAAGATAAACAATTCGAAATATTAAAAATGTTTTTGAATATTGGTTTTTGTATGTTATTTTTGCAGTCCGAAATTAAGAACAAAAAAGATTTAAAATTATTATAGCTAAGAGAAATGGCAAATCATAAATCGTCGATCAAAAGAATTAGAGCAAACGCTGCGAAGCGTCTAAGAAACCGTTACCAAGCGAAAACTACACGTAACGCAATCAAGAAATTACGTAACACTACTTCTGCGGAAGAAGCTAAAGAATTATTGCCACGCGTGGTATCTATGCTTGATCGTCTTGCAAAGAAGAACGTTATCCACAAGAAAAAAGCGTCTAACAACAAGTCTAAATTGACTAAATTCGTTAACAAGTTAGCGTAAGTTTAGCTTTTTCCTGAAAATATGTAGGGGATGTTTTTTAACATCCCCTTTCTTGTTTGGTGTCCAGTCATCTTATGTTCGCTCGACTAGTTTCTTTGGAATTATATTCCAATCCAGGTTTAAAGATGTAGATGAACATGGAATGGTTACCAACGAAATTGCCCCGATGCTTACGCTGCAGGTGCATTGACGCAACCTGAACCGTAATCATCGGGGCAATACTATTTAATCTCTTATTTATGGAAGTGGGAGCGAAAGTGAATTACTGGCTAACCACTTTGGGGATTATCTCTTCAAAATGGTATTCACCACCTCAGTCAATTTCCCTTCATTTTCTTTGTACGCCGATAGGTCGTATAATTCCACCTTCCTGAAATCGATCGGATGGCTTTCACTCTGCAGGTAGATGTAACCTTCCTTCAGCAGTTTGCCATCTTCTTTTTGCTTCGGATCTACGGGGCCAACATTTGCTCCGCCAATCTGCGGTTTATTATATTCCAGTACCACTTCACCTTCTACTATATGTTGGATCAAGGAATCTCCCAGCACCAGGAAATCCGCGGTTACCCATTGGTCGCCATGGTAGGTCTTCGATTTTGAACTTAGGCAGTGTGGGGTGAAGAGTTTATCCTTAATCACCACATTCGTGCCCGGTGTACATAAATTGGATGTCGTACGTTCATTCTTGCCATCTCCGCCCAACAACTGGCCCTCAATGGAAATCGGGAAATCCTGATCCTTTAACATGGTCTTGGGATCCTGTCCATGCAACATGGCTCCGCTATTGCTCCAAGCCCAGCCTTCACCACCCTTGGTCTGTTCGCCGACAAAGCGGTACTCCAAGCGGAGGATATAATAGCCGTAAGGCTTATTGAATGCCAAGTGACCATATTGTTGATTGAAATCATCATAACCATCATAACGCACCTTCAGGAGCCCATCCTCCACACGGAAAGTGTTTGCATAGTTGTCGCCTACCTCGTGCAAGCGGATCTTTGGCGTCCAGTCCTTGATATCCTTCCCATTGAACAGTTGGATCGGCTTGGGCGCTTCAGGCGCTTTAGTAGCGACCTGTGAAGTTGCAGAGCACGAGAATAAGGTGCCTAGGATGAGTGTGGCAATTGCTGATTTGATTTTCATATACATAGGTTTAGAGAAGTAAATTACGGTTCTTAACATATTCACTCGGGCGGACTCCGATCACTTTGTTAAAGGTGTTGCTAAACGTTGGTAGGCTATTGTACCCTACCCGTAACGCCACCTCGTTCACACTTAGCTTATCGTCAAGCAACAGTTTCAGGGAAGTCAGCATCCGCAATATGGTGAAGTATTGGATGTAGGACATGGCCAATTCTTTTTGGAATAACCGTGCCAATGTCCGTTCAGAAATATCGAAATGCTCTGCCAAGCTCTTGAAACTGATGTTCTCGGCGATGTTCTGCTCGAGGTAGGTGATAATCTGTTTCAGTTTTTCATTCTTCGGATACGGGAGAGCCAAAGGCAATTCCGTTTGGGAAAGCTCCGGCAGGATCAGTTTAAATGCTTTCGCAATGGAATAGCGCGGTTCTTCCTCCGGGAAAATATTGCCGTTCCAGCGGTTGGTGAACATAATCAGTTCGATCAATAGATCGTTCACCGGGTAGATGTTCACTTTATCGAAGAATGCCGTATCGGTACTGTATTTCGGGAAGTACAGATTTCGCATCACGACCTCTGGACTGCTGGGGTGGATACTGTGCTTGACATGTGGAGGAATCCAAATGTAATGCCTTGCAGGTAAAAAATACGATTTCTCTGCCGTTTTCAGGAAGACCACACCGCCCTCAGTATATAGGAATTGGCCCTTTTCATGTGAATGCTCGGTGACAGATTCGCCCATCACAGCATGATGACAGTAGATACTGTTGGCATACGTATCTACCTCTGTCATATAATATTTGTCAATATATTCCTTTTGCATTCAGATTAAGGAGTTAATGAGGCATAAATTTCCTGTTTTTTATTGATAAAAGCAAAGACTACAGGGGCATAACAAGCATTTATTAGCCTGTTCAAACCTTTATTTTTCCCATTCAGGCTAAATTTTCCAATTACCTCATATCAAGAGTAGGGATAAACTGGTTTAATCTCTTAAATTTACTGTGGATATTTTCCTGGAGAGGGGATGGTGCTGGATTTGAAGTGGAAACGGGATGTAAGTAACCGGTTACTTTTATTTTTGGGGTAAAAAGTAACTGGCGATTATGGATAATTTATTAACTAAAATATTGATTAATATTGCCCACTCTCTTTAGGAGATTTAAAATTTGATATCGTTATGATGGACAGAATACGCCTAGAAAGACTTAAGGAAAAAGTAATGACTGCCGAAGAGGCGGTGAAGTTGATTGAAGATGGCATGGTAGTAGGCTCCAGTGGATTTACCAAGGCTGGAGATAGCAAGGTGGTCCTTCCGGCACTTGCGGACTACGCAAAACAGGAAAATATAAAGATTACCCTGATGAGTGGGGCTTCCCTGGGTCATGGTACCGATGGGAAATTGGCTGAAGCCGGTGCGCTGAAGAAAAGGATGCCTTTTCAGGTCGACCCTATTCTAAGGAGCAAAATAAACAGCGGCGAAGTATTGTTTATCGATCAGCACCTGAGCGAGAGTGCTGAATTGCTGCACAACAAAAACCTTCCAGATGTAGATATTGCCGTGCTGGAGGTCGCTTACATCGACCGCGATGGCAGTATTGTTCCGACGACCTCCGTTGGTAATTCTGTAACCTTTGCCGCCTTAGCGAAAAAGGTGATCCTGGAGATCAATACCTCCGTACATGAAAATGTGTATGGGATCCATGATATCTATCAAGCGGAAGATTATCCACATCGGAATGTAATTCCTATCGTAGCGCCTTGGAATAAAATCGGACGTAAAACCATCCCGTTGAATCCGGATAAGGTTGCAGCGATCGTCTTTACGAACGTACAGGATAGCCCGGCCGATATTGCACCTCCTGATGAGAAAACTACGAATATTGCGAAGCACATCTTGCATTTCTTCGAAGAAGAGGTGCGATTGGGTCACTTGTCAGATCGTTTGTTGCCTATACAGGCGGGTATCGGAAAGGTTGCGAATGCGGTTCTAACAGGTTTCCTGCACAGTAATTTTTATGACCTGACCATGTTCTCCGAAGTACTTCAGGATTCGGCCTTTGACCTTATGGACGCCGGTAAATTGAGCTTCGCTTCGGCGTCTTCAGTAACCGTCTCTAAGGAATGCTATGACGGGGTCTTCAACAACCTGCAGCAATATAGGGATCGCTTTGTCCTGCGTCCACAGAACATTTCCAATACGCCGGGACTTATCCGTCGTTTGGGTATTATCGCGATCAATACAGCGATTGAGTTTGATATCTATGGAAATGTCAATTCCACCCACATTGGGGGAACCAAGATCATGAACGGTATCGGCGGTTCCGGCGACTTCGCCAGAAATGCCTATTTAAGTATCTTCGTGACCCAGGCGGCATCCAAGGACAATAAGATTTCACATATCCTTCCGATGGTTTCCCATACCGACCATACGGAACATGATGTCGATATTTTGGTTACCGATATCGGTCTGGCGGATCTACGAGGTTTGGCACCACGCGAACGTGCGCAGAAGATCATCGATAATTGTGTGCATCCGGACTACCGCGGGGAGCTGCAATCCTATTTCGACCGTGCCTGCGAACGTGGCGGCCATACACCACATCTGTTGGAGGAAGCATTCAGTTGGCATATTCGTTTCAATGAAACGGGGAGCATGAAAAAAGCTTAATATTTATTTTTCTTATTTAAATTGCAAAAAGCTTAGGGGTGACCCTAAGCTTTTTTTATGCGAAAGGGCTATCTTCCTTTCGGAAAATAGCCCTTTACAGATCGAATATAAAATTATCTATTTCTTCCTGGCAAGTAGATCTGGAAACCTACGGCCACACCCAATCCCGATTGTTTATCAGATTGTGCGTTGATGTTCGCTTTGGAATAGTTGTAACCCGCTGTTACTTCCAACGCTACTGTTTGCGTAATGAAGTGTGCATAACCGGCATTTAAACCTAAGTTTAATGCCACATCGTCACCGGCAGAACTACCACCGATACCGATATCGCCCTGTCCGAAGAAACGGCCCGTTGCACTCGCTCCTCCTGGGAAGTAATAACGTACGAATGGTGCAATACCATATCCCCATACATTATCGGCGTCTGCATCCGATGTCCTAAATCCCAAATTCGCCTGTGCACCGATCGCGACACCATCCGAGATAAAATATCCCGCTCTTGGGTTCACCTGGATATTGAAAGATTCAGATTCAAAGCTATAACCTAAACTTCCAATGGATCCACCAACCATCCAGTTGCCCTGTTTGATAGGCTCCATACCAACATCTGCTGAGGATTGCGGCACGGTATTGATTTGTTGAGCTGAACTATACGTTAAGCAGCCTGCTGTTAAAGCTAAAGTTAGTAGTAAATTTTTCATGTTATTTCTTGTTTATTATTTGAATAACAAAAAAACCTTAAAAATGTTTCATTTTTAACATATTATATAGACGAAAAACCCCAAGATCCGATGACGGTTTGGGGTTGTAAATGATTTTATTTTCGTATTCCGCTAATGGATATACGGAGACGTAATATTGCGTTTCTGAATATAGAAGTCCAATGCTTTCTGCGCTTCAAACGGTCTATCGGTAGATAGGATATCAGCGCCATTCACGATATAATCTGCATAGACTTGGTAGCCGGCACGCTCGGCAGCACGGTCCAAGTTACCAATCGTGCCGAGAATGGATTTTATGCCATGCTGGCGCAACAGCGAATAGGTAGAGGAATCGGGTTGCCGTGTTCCTACAAATGCAACTAAGCGATTGTCCGGGATGCCAAGGTCATTCAGGCGGGTCAGGTCATCCGATTTCCTGATGGAAGCTGAGATCATCAGATCCGGAGCCAGCTTATTGACAACTTCTGCCTGGTTTGCGGAATAGGTAATAATGATGCTATTTGATTCTGCTTTGGTTTTGCGGATGGCCTCGATTACTTTTTCGTAAGTTACAGATTTCTTGACGTCCAACGTATAGATCACACGTCCGATTCCCCAAGTTAGGGCTTCTTCGAGCGTAGGGATCTTATAACGCGTTTCTTCGCCATCGATATCTTTCAGGTGTAATTCCAATAATTCAGCGTAGGTCTTTTTTGATAACTTTCCTTTCCCTGTTGTCGTCCGATCCAACGTCTCATCATGCATTAGGACAAGGACGGAATCTTTGGTCATGGCGATATCACATTCGATGATCGCTGGCATCTTACTGGCAACTTCAGCAAATGTCTGAATGGCATTCTCGGGAAATCCTTTACCTGGACCGCCTCGGTGCGCACTGACCAAAGGGTAGGAGCCTTCCGCATAGGTCAGGAATTCGTACAGTTCATCCACAGTCTTTAATTTAAAGACCTCATCCACCTGAGGAACCTCTTCTACGGCATTGCCCGTACTGGTTCGGAAACAGGAAAAACTGAGGATGCTCCCGAACAATAGCAATAAGCAGGAGATGGAAATGTTTTTATTCATGGAATATTATCTTTTTAATAAGTTCACCAATTCTTCGAGTGGGGTGTTGATCTGGTCGACGATGATGCTGGAACGTTCATAAAATGGTGCCCGTTCTGCCAGTTTGGTTTCAATGAAAGCCAAAAGGTCGTCACCGGTCATTCCCTTGAGCCCTGGTCTTTTGTTGACATCTGAATTGCTCAACCGGTTCCAGAGCGATTTGGGGCTGTGCTTCAGGTAAAGGACGGTACCATGCTCGAGTAGCCAATCCATATTGTCGAAATAGCAAGGGGTCCCACCTCCAGTGGAGATAACGCCTGTTTTTCCGAGCTGTTGCTGCATAATTTCGCGCTCTACCGTGCGAAAGCGATCCTCGCCGTGCAGGGCAAAGTATTCCGGGATACTCATCCCGATGTGCTTCACGATCTCGTGGTCCAGATCAAGAAAGGGAAGTCCCATGGCGTTCGCCAGTTTCTTACCCCAAGTTGTCTTTCCACTCCCCATAAAGCCAACAAGAAAAATCGGTCGCTCCATTACTGTACCTTATCTAGATAGGTGTTGATCAATTCGTGCTTGCTCGGGAAATTGTATGCCGACCACTTCTTTACCACGGTGCCATTCAGCATCAATACAAGCCCTGGATTGGAGCGTACCATGCTCTTTAAAGGAACGGCATCCACGTAGAAAGTTTCCAGGACCAAGTCCATCTGGTCGTTCAGGTAATTCACCTCATCGGCAGACGATGCGGTCGCGAGGATGGCGCGTAAGTTATAGTCCGCCGAAAGATCTCTGATGGTGGAGTTGATCCGATCCAATGCCGCCAGATCCAATGGTGACATCTTTTTCAGGTCGGTACTCACTACGATGAAGTTGTAATATGGGTTTTCAATGATTTCCTGCGTGCGGTCTGTGCCGTCCATATCGGTAATGATCAAATCTGGGATCTTCAGCTCAAATCCTTTCTTTACCAATTTTGATTTAGGCTCACCGACCACTTCCCAATTTTCATCTTCCCAAAGTTTTTGACCCATGTATTCCTTATCGGTAACCGTTTTGGTTTCATTGGTCGTTTTATTCTTTAATTCATAGATGTGCTCATAAACATCAGGCTGTGCACCTTCAGGAACTTTCATGAGCTCAGGAAGGTTATTTCCCTCCTTGTACGGAAGGAAATCGATAAAAGGTAAGAAGTAGTACGTGTAGATCCCAATTCCAAAGGAGGCAATGATTATGAACGTCGCCAATAAGTTGAGCGTGAAGGCGCTCTTGATCCATGGACGGATTTCAGCACGTTTCACGAAAATATACACGATCAAAACCAGCAGCACAAGATCCTTCAGGAACGATTGCCAAGGGGTCAGCGGAATGGCATCGCCAAAACAACCACATGATTTTACGACCTCAAAGAATGCGGAATAGAAAGTCAGGAAAGTGAAGAAAATGATCAACAGCAGCAATCCCCAGGCTACTTTCCGACCCGCGATGCCCAAAATCAATAATCCGCCGAGAATAATTTCTACAGCACAGAGGAAAATGGCAATCCATGTCGCATAATCATGTAGGAAACCCAAATTCAGGACATGGAAATATTCCTGCAACTTAT is a genomic window containing:
- a CDS encoding succinate CoA transferase translates to MMDRIRLERLKEKVMTAEEAVKLIEDGMVVGSSGFTKAGDSKVVLPALADYAKQENIKITLMSGASLGHGTDGKLAEAGALKKRMPFQVDPILRSKINSGEVLFIDQHLSESAELLHNKNLPDVDIAVLEVAYIDRDGSIVPTTSVGNSVTFAALAKKVILEINTSVHENVYGIHDIYQAEDYPHRNVIPIVAPWNKIGRKTIPLNPDKVAAIVFTNVQDSPADIAPPDEKTTNIAKHILHFFEEEVRLGHLSDRLLPIQAGIGKVANAVLTGFLHSNFYDLTMFSEVLQDSAFDLMDAGKLSFASASSVTVSKECYDGVFNNLQQYRDRFVLRPQNISNTPGLIRRLGIIAINTAIEFDIYGNVNSTHIGGTKIMNGIGGSGDFARNAYLSIFVTQAASKDNKISHILPMVSHTDHTEHDVDILVTDIGLADLRGLAPRERAQKIIDNCVHPDYRGELQSYFDRACERGGHTPHLLEEAFSWHIRFNETGSMKKA
- a CDS encoding glycerophosphodiester phosphodiesterase family protein translates to MNKNISISCLLLLFGSILSFSCFRTSTGNAVEEVPQVDEVFKLKTVDELYEFLTYAEGSYPLVSAHRGGPGKGFPENAIQTFAEVASKMPAIIECDIAMTKDSVLVLMHDETLDRTTTGKGKLSKKTYAELLELHLKDIDGEETRYKIPTLEEALTWGIGRVIYTLDVKKSVTYEKVIEAIRKTKAESNSIIITYSANQAEVVNKLAPDLMISASIRKSDDLTRLNDLGIPDNRLVAFVGTRQPDSSTYSLLRQHGIKSILGTIGNLDRAAERAGYQVYADYIVNGADILSTDRPFEAQKALDFYIQKRNITSPYIH
- a CDS encoding shikimate kinase, producing MERPIFLVGFMGSGKTTWGKKLANAMGLPFLDLDHEIVKHIGMSIPEYFALHGEDRFRTVEREIMQQQLGKTGVISTGGGTPCYFDNMDWLLEHGTVLYLKHSPKSLWNRLSNSDVNKRPGLKGMTGDDLLAFIETKLAERAPFYERSSIIVDQINTPLEELVNLLKR
- a CDS encoding BT_3928 family protein; its protein translation is MTYTTAYSQTKPPQTNILLWLARLFVGLLFIFSGLIKANDPMGFGYKLQEYFHVLNLGFLHDYATWIAIFLCAVEIILGGLLILGIAGRKVAWGLLLLIIFFTFLTFYSAFFEVVKSCGCFGDAIPLTPWQSFLKDLVLLVLIVYIFVKRAEIRPWIKSAFTLNLLATFIIIASFGIGIYTYYFLPFIDFLPYKEGNNLPELMKVPEGAQPDVYEHIYELKNKTTNETKTVTDKEYMGQKLWEDENWEVVGEPKSKLVKKGFELKIPDLIITDMDGTDRTQEIIENPYYNFIVVSTDLKKMSPLDLAALDRINSTIRDLSADYNLRAILATASSADEVNYLNDQMDLVLETFYVDAVPLKSMVRSNPGLVLMLNGTVVKKWSAYNFPSKHELINTYLDKVQ